In one window of Miscanthus floridulus cultivar M001 chromosome 12, ASM1932011v1, whole genome shotgun sequence DNA:
- the LOC136498234 gene encoding WAT1-related protein At5g64700-like, with the protein MDHWTKPYIVAIIIRVIFAGMFVINKAAIDHGLNSFVFIFYRQIAASLLLLPIAVLLESRRNARSMSSALLFKIFVCALIGITVSGTLYNVSLKLTSATVVAASTNSIPVITFCLALLLRMEEVKLRSPSGIAKLTGVALCLAGVFVIAFYTGELLSAVNHHHAFAVPTHASSAKTLMGAAWIKGTFVAVVGALAYVLWLILQVPVLKEFPNKMLVMVTQCLFSVVQSFLAAVVAERDFSMWKLRLDIGLLAIFYSGFAVAGVNYYLQAWCMEMRGPVFLTAWTPLSFVLTIFCSSFFLGEMVHLGR; encoded by the exons ATGGACCACTGGACAAAGCCTTACATAGTCGCCATCATCATACGGGTGATCTTCGCAGGCATGTTCGTTATCAACAAGGCCGCAATAGACCACGGATTGAACAGCTTCGTCTTCATCTTCTACCGCCAGATAGCCGCGTCTCTTCTCTTGCTGCCAATTGCAGTCCTTCTCGAGAG CAGGAGAAATGCAAGATCCATGTCGTCCGCACTGCTCTTCAAGATCTTCGTGTGCGCCTTGATCGG GATTACAGTCAGCGGCACCCTGTACAACGTGAGCCTGAAGTTGACATCAGCAACGGTGGTAGCAGCATCAACCAACTCCATTCCCGTGATTACTTTCTGCTTGGCGCTTCTATTAAG GATGGAGGAAGTGAAGCTGAGGAGCCCATCGGGCATAGCCAAGCTGACTGGCGTGGCGCTCTGTCTTGCCGGCGTCTTTGTCATTGCCTTCTACACCGGGGAGTTGCTAAGCGCCGTCAACCATCACCATGCCTTCGCTGTTCCCACCCATGCCTCCTCGGCGAAAACGTTGATGGGAGCCGCGTGGATCAAAGGGACGTTCGTCGCCGTGGTCGGTGCCCTGGCATATGTCCTCTGGCTCATCCTGCAGGT GCCTGTGCTCAAGGAGTTTCCGAACAAGATGCTTGTGATGGTGACACAATGCTTGTTCAGCGTGGTGCAATCGTTCTTAGCCGCAGTGGTAGCTGAGAGGGACTTCTCGATGTGGAAGCTCCGGCTAGACATCGGCTTGCTCGCGATCTTTTACTCG GGGTTTGCGGTGGCTGGAGTGAACtactatctccaagcatggtgcATGGAGATGAGGGGGCCTGTCTTCCTCACCGCTTGGACTCCACTCAGCTTCGTCCTAACAATATTCTGTTCGTCCTTCTTTCTAGGAGAGATGGTTCACCTGGGCAGGTAG